The following are encoded together in the Ignavibacteriales bacterium genome:
- a CDS encoding sel1 repeat family protein, with product MSHQLCLKQILRIKKIDSDISSNLGLVFINFETTNDTAINVTNEMLLEDLTSSLTDEQKDSLNFSDSTLNFNSDQIAYLLKSSEFGNPEAMVMLGRLYESGIHYSKNLITAAAYYVRAARLDSPKGLYLLWQLSVNKSLLKLVQLKSDKENAEAMFVWYALSSLGFDQSIAIQDAINLLTKSADRNYLPALVELGLITYTGKYSAENKQEGINIWQKAKSLANKEAEVRLIAAVIFDDISFSADNLLNDLNKLNDEGSILAQVTLAYCYQTGKFVKQNIAEAVKLYRYAAHRGNRFAYDQLKNIYNNLRPSENIFQIN from the coding sequence ATGTCCCATCAACTTTGTCTGAAACAAATCCTGCGGATAAAAAAAATAGATTCGGATATCTCATCAAATCTCGGTCTCGTCTTTATTAATTTTGAAACTACAAACGATACTGCGATCAATGTAACCAATGAAATGTTATTAGAAGATTTGACCTCCTCCCTTACAGATGAACAAAAAGATTCACTCAATTTTTCTGATTCAACATTAAATTTCAATAGCGATCAGATCGCTTACTTGTTAAAGTCGTCCGAGTTCGGAAACCCGGAAGCAATGGTAATGCTCGGTCGCCTGTATGAATCTGGAATTCACTATTCAAAAAATTTAATAACCGCCGCTGCCTATTACGTCAGGGCTGCACGTCTTGACTCGCCCAAAGGGCTGTATCTACTGTGGCAGTTGAGCGTAAATAAGAGTTTGCTAAAACTTGTTCAACTTAAATCTGATAAAGAAAATGCAGAAGCAATGTTTGTCTGGTACGCATTATCATCACTTGGCTTTGATCAATCAATTGCAATTCAAGATGCAATAAATTTATTAACAAAATCAGCCGACCGTAATTATCTTCCTGCACTCGTCGAGCTTGGTCTGATCACTTACACCGGAAAATATTCTGCTGAAAATAAACAAGAAGGAATTAATATTTGGCAAAAAGCAAAATCTTTAGCCAACAAAGAAGCTGAAGTTCGTCTGATTGCCGCCGTTATATTTGATGATATTTCATTTTCTGCTGATAATCTTTTGAACGATTTAAATAAATTGAACGATGAGGGATCAATTCTTGCACAAGTTACACTTGCCTATTGTTATCAAACCGGGAAGTTTGTAAAACAAAATATTGCCGAAGCTGTAAAACTATACAGGTATGCCGCACATCGTGGTAATCGTTTTGCTTATGATCAATTAAAGAATATTTATAATAACCTTCGTCCTTCTGAAAATATATTTCAAATAAATTAA
- a CDS encoding sel1 repeat family protein, which translates to MFPAFNHYFLNICLLIFILSTVSFAQDSTQSLAFKNKNIFERRNYFYQPDPSYQLWQQFHLIQAANSGDPFAEHELGIRYLLGEGVAADTIKGAFWIKKAADKELTAAQFNYGILLLNGWGVDWNPFEAFKYFRFAAIGGMPAAQHILGIFYTDDLVVKANWADAYYWIKKSSDAGFEPAKEIIPEILKKYTPKDTTEYVPSTLSETNPADKKNRFGYLIKSRSRLY; encoded by the coding sequence TTGTTCCCGGCTTTCAATCACTATTTCCTAAATATCTGTTTACTGATATTCATTTTATCAACAGTATCGTTTGCACAAGACAGCACACAAAGTCTCGCTTTTAAAAATAAAAATATCTTTGAGAGAAGGAATTATTTCTATCAGCCCGATCCATCCTATCAACTTTGGCAGCAATTCCATTTAATTCAAGCAGCCAACAGCGGTGATCCTTTTGCAGAACACGAACTCGGCATAAGATATTTGCTCGGCGAAGGTGTGGCCGCCGATACGATAAAAGGTGCTTTCTGGATTAAGAAAGCCGCTGATAAAGAACTAACCGCCGCGCAATTCAACTACGGCATATTACTCTTAAATGGGTGGGGTGTTGATTGGAATCCATTCGAAGCATTCAAATATTTTCGATTCGCTGCAATCGGAGGTATGCCTGCAGCTCAGCATATTCTGGGAATATTCTATACTGATGACTTGGTTGTAAAAGCTAATTGGGCAGATGCTTACTATTGGATTAAAAAGTCTTCCGATGCGGGTTTTGAACCGGCTAAAGAAATTATTCCTGAGATACTAAAAAAATATACACCTAAAGATACCACAGAATATGTCCCATCAACTTTGTCTGAAACAAATCCTGCGGATAAAAAAAATAGATTCGGATATCTCATCAAATCTCGGTCTCGTCTTTATTAA
- a CDS encoding T9SS type A sorting domain-containing protein, whose amino-acid sequence MTFEFNLSQPGFDNETTFSVEKEITVPLEFKLLQNYPNPFNPSTSISYGLNEDADVSIIIYNALGLEIATLVNNSLPKGFHSVVWNGTDNSGNQVTSGIYFYRMVTGSFVETKKMILLK is encoded by the coding sequence ATGACTTTTGAGTTCAACCTTTCACAACCTGGATTTGATAACGAAACTACCTTTTCTGTTGAAAAGGAAATTACAGTCCCCTTGGAGTTTAAGCTATTGCAGAACTACCCCAACCCTTTCAACCCTTCAACATCAATCAGTTATGGATTGAACGAAGATGCGGATGTCTCCATAATTATTTATAATGCGTTAGGTCTGGAAATTGCTACTCTTGTTAATAACTCACTGCCAAAAGGATTCCACAGCGTAGTTTGGAATGGTACAGATAACTCCGGTAATCAAGTTACAAGTGGAATATATTTCTATAGAATGGTTACAGGCAGTTTTGTAGAAACCAAAAAAATGATACTATTAAAGTAA